The DNA window GCAGCTTTCCTTTTTCACCTCTTCAATCAGCAATACATAAAAGCTATACACCGTGTTTTAAGGGACTCATTTTAACTTCCCTAAATAACAAGGGACTGCCTTGTTTGGGGGAGAGAGGGCTGCAAACACATTACTCACTGCGATGATTCACTTTGGGTTATGCTCATTTAGAAACTCAGAATGGAAGAGGTGcacaacaaatttaaaaaaaaataaaaatctgaagttTATCAGTAGTATCCACAAGACAGCTATCACGTTTCAGTGGGGAATACACTTTTTCACAGCAAAGTTAGATTTGATCTCAGATATTTTATTAAACCAAAGTCACAACCTAATCCTACCGAATATTTGTATTCAACTGATACTGGAAGAGTAAAACTAGAACACGTTAGAACTGTAACTAGTCAGTCCCGCTTGCCTCTACTCAGAGGAAATCCAGACTGCAACAGCACTGGGGGTAAAACATTACTGAGCAACGCCAGAGTTACCATCCTAACAATTTAGGACAACAGATCGCAAGACCACCCTGAAAGAACTATGTTAGTGGCCTAGAAAACAGTGTAACAGTTCAGTCTATGGGTGAATTAAGACTGGGAAAATGCCAATTGCTGTCCTTGCTTACCAACAGTAAATATCAGTCTCAAGAAACACATTTCAGAAGCAAGCTGCTCTTCAAGTACCTCAATGCAGATACCAGAATTTCCCAGCACAAGTTTGTTAAAATTAAGTGAGAAAGACTAGGTAGCAAGAACAGGCCTGGAAGCCTCACCACACAGCAAAACTAGTGGAATATCttctaatttttaatgtatttttatccTCCTATTGAAAGGCATCTCCTTTTAATCCACGGAGAAATACAGCCATCATAGATGTAGCGACTTGTCCAAGATCACACACAGGAACTAAACcctgtatatacatatatatatatacacacaccccttTATTGTCTGCCTCTGAGATGCTTCTCTCCTCTCCACTCTCTATAGGGAGCGCCTCCCAGCCATATTTTTCAAATTCCAGTTCAGGAACGTGGAATACAGCTCAGGCAGGAACAAAACCTTCCTGTGTTATGTTCTCGAGACCCAAGGCAAAGAGTCAGTGACTTCTCGGGGTTACCTGGAAGACGAGCACGCGGCCGCCCATGCAGAAATGGCTTTCTTCAACACAATTTTACCAAAGTGTGAATCAAGCCTCCGCTACAACATCACCTGGTACGTCTCCTCCAGTCCCTGCGTGACCTGTGCGGATCGGATAACCGAGACTCTAAAGAAGAATAAGAACCTGCGGCTGACAATCATGGTAGGGCGCCTCTTCATGTGGGAAGAGCCAGAAATGCAGGCTgccctgaaaaaaatgaagtcagctGGCTGCAAGCTGAGGATTATGAAGCCTCAAGACTTTGAGTATGTCTGGCAGAACTTTGTGgaacaggaggaaggagaggaagcaaAGGCTTTCGTGCCATGGGAGGACATTCAAGAGAACTTCCAATATTATGAGGAAAAGTTGGCTGAGATTTTGCACTGAAGCTCACGTGAGTGAGGGTTTCCACTCGGTCACCTATCTACCCATATTAGTATTATAGactcctcctttttcttcaggtTGTTAAAGGTGTAACCCAGAGCCAATTTCAGTTCCTGATACTCTCACATGTACCTGGCTGGGTTTGCCTGTACCTGAATATTGAAAATAATCCTAGGTAGCGCCCTACCCCTCCAAGGGTAGTAACACCACAATGGCCTCCTCCACAGCAGACACCTAACAGATCCAGagcttttttccatctcttcagAGTAAACATCTCCAGAAATAGAGTCAAACGGTACTAGGCTCACTACGTACAAAAGTACCTCATTGTTCCCCACATGCACGATAGTCAGGAGACATGTGGAAACAGTGGAGGAACGTAGAGAAAAGGGGATTTCCTCCACTCCACAAAGTCTAGCCCTTtagaaaaaagaagtaacaacCAGTAAAGGAAATCAGTTATCAATGCAgaattccgcccccccccctttttttttttttttttgaagaggtaCCCAAGAGTCACCTATTTAAGCCATAAAACATGAAAGCATTTGAAACTTCTAacatgtctcttttttcttctccaggatcAATTCAGAGAAGATCTATGGAGAGAGATGCGACAGACTCGGACATCTGGGATACTCCTGCTTTCCAAAGCTTTGATTCCAGAAGGATGGAACACCAACTTCTGGAAGACTCAGCCCTGATGGACTACAAATACATATACAACACAGATCTGTGGTGTTTGGgaatgttttggtttattttattccttcctccccaccccaaacaaaccccTGTTGCCTCTGCTGAtaggaaaagagaaggcaaggtACAGTGTGGTTAAAGCCTTGAGTGAGAAGGACTGCAGTGGACCTACAGGAAAGACTGGGAAAGCTTTACAAGACCTTAGAACAAAGCTGACAATTAGATAAATACATTTAGAAACTACATACTTCATTACAGTTTAAAAGAAAGgtatttaagataaaaaaaaaaagtttttcttcctctgtcctcAATATTCAGAGCTGTGATTTAAATTAGGGCTAATTGGTCTATTCTAAATTACGATGGAACGCCAAGTACTTGATTTCAAATACCTTCTCCCCTTGTTCAATGATGTTTGTGATATAAAACtgagaaaagtgaaataaaattggAAGTCACTGCAAAAACACAGAGCACTGTTTATTCCTTCTTCTCTATTTGCAAGGGGTCCTAAATTCAATCTGACAAGTGAGACATCCTGGGACAGCcacatatgaaatatttcatagAGGAAGCGCAGCATGATGAGAAAGGAGAATTACTATATGCTAAAAAAATGTCAAGAGTACACAAAAATGTGGGAGACAGTGAGTATGGGCATATCACTTTCCATATAAAACAAGGCACAGACCAAATAAGGGTCACAGGG is part of the Larus michahellis chromosome 21, bLarMic1.1, whole genome shotgun sequence genome and encodes:
- the APOBEC2 gene encoding C->U-editing enzyme APOBEC-2 translates to MAEKQEEPSNTQNGEPENAEEGEEKKKKKLKREDLPPFEIVTGERLPAIFFKFQFRNVEYSSGRNKTFLCYVLETQGKESVTSRGYLEDEHAAAHAEMAFFNTILPKCESSLRYNITWYVSSSPCVTCADRITETLKKNKNLRLTIMVGRLFMWEEPEMQAALKKMKSAGCKLRIMKPQDFEYVWQNFVEQEEGEEAKAFVPWEDIQENFQYYEEKLAEILH